A section of the Rhipicephalus sanguineus isolate Rsan-2018 chromosome 11, BIME_Rsan_1.4, whole genome shotgun sequence genome encodes:
- the LOC119374027 gene encoding papilin, which produces MKPSCSFLVLLISAAFVYDATLAGLFSMGKKKAPSKCLKPPYLGRCNRTINAWYFDPTKGWCKMFTYGPCGGGANNFRYELECLRHCQQKRHPKILCSLPPNGRQCWGSSRHWYFDTMTNTCKMFQRKLCAENANGFSSCEKCLYRCSSKKASDACVSSSVEGPSRVWMPPQQSQQAPGITNQLPNSPPYLGHPGAPIQGQGSRYPPEMGAGNGIPTFPAHQGRPEATGGWRGQPYPPQAGITYRNPSSPPYQGPYSAYGGWQGPPSPQDRGISGSPTSPANQGPSSTPGAWNGPPSPQYGGITGPSTGRSITPYRWPSQPYPPSSPVNNIKPVSPASNNGRNEVYNTSMYAALTPL; this is translated from the exons ATGAAACCTTCGTGCAGCTTTCTCGTCCTTCTGATCTCCGCCGCGTTTGTGTATG ATGCTACACTGGCCGGATTGTTCTCAATGGGAAAGAAAAAGGCTCCAAGCAAGTGCCTCAAGCCACCATACCTTGGAAGATGTAACCGAACGATTAACGCTTGGTACTTTGACCCTACAAAAGGCTGGTGCAAAATGTTTACCTATGGACCATGTGGAGGTGGCGCCAACAACTTCCGGTATGAACTAGAGTGCCTGAGGCACTGTCAAC AAAAACGACATCCGAAGATCCTGTGCAGCCTGCCGCCTAATGGGAGGCAATGCTGGGGAAGCTCACGGCACTGGTATTTCGATACCATGACAAACACTTGCAAAATGTTTCAGCGGAAACTTTGTGCCGAGAATGCTAACGGCTTCTCAAGTTGCGAAAAATGTCTGTACAGATGCAGCA GTAAAAAAGCCAGTGATGCATGCGTAAGCAGTTCAGTGGAAGGACCGAGCCGTGTGTGGATGCCGCCACAGCAAAGTCAACAGGCCCCAGGAATAACAAATCAGCTGCCGAATTCCCCTCCTTATCTAGGACACCCAGGAGCACCCATACAGGGGCAGGGTAGCAGATATCCCCCCGAAATGGGAGCAGGTAATGGAATACCAACTTTCCCTGCCCACCAGGGACGCCCAGAAGCCACTGGTGGGTGGCGCGGCCAGCCATACCCACCACAGGCAGGAATAACATACAGAAATCCATCTTCGCCCCCTTACCAAGGACCGTACTCTGCATATGGAGGATGGCAAGGTCCGCCAAGCCCACAGGACCGAGGAATAAGCGGATCACCAACTTCGCCCGCTAATCAAGGACCCTCCTCTACACCTGGAGCATGGAATGGTCCACCAAGCCCACAGTATGGAGGAATAACTGGACCATCAACTGGACGCTCCATAACACCTTACAGATGGCCCTCTCAACCGTACCCACCGAGCAGCCCTGTAAACAATATAAAGCCAGTGTCTCCTGCTTCTAACAACGGAAGAAATGAAGTCTATAATACAAGCATGTATGCTGCCCTTACGCCATTGTGA
- the LOC119373381 gene encoding papilin, translating into MPQTTGYWHLPTVQQGFLFQLHGIQVQEAKKGSLHWRQQPLRIANEMPKYMYTLRRKKQKRCLDTAETCNCTADMQSWFFDYKRSYCRMYNHSKCAGGMNRFETEQDCMKICLQTAKPKPVCSVEPRMSLVLCVFRKKHWYFDAKANTCRQSERKKCGKGKNRFPTFQECMKRCSYIGCQKCKNGVPYYYPNGTTPCGAEPE; encoded by the exons ATGCCTCAAACCACCGGCTATTGGCATCTGCCGACCGTTCAACAAGGTTTTCTATTTCAATTACACGGAATACAAGTGCAGGAAGCTAAAAAAGGGTCTCTGCATTGGAGGCAACAACCACTTCGCATCGCAAATGAAATGCCAAAATACATGTATAC gcttagAAGGAAAAAGCAAAAGAGGTGCCTCGACACAGCAGAAACATGCAACTGTACCGCTGACATGCAATCTTGGTTTTTCGACTACAAAAGAAGTTACTGTAGGATGTACAACCACTCAAAGTGCGCAGGCGGGATGAACCGGTTTGAAACAGAACAGGACTGCATGAAGATTTGCCTAC AAACTGCAAAACCAAAACCTGTCTGCAGCGTGGAGCCAAGAATGAGCTTGGTGCTGTGCGTGTTCAGAAAGAAGCACTGGTACTTTGATGCTAAAGCGAACACTTGCCGCCAGTCCGAGCGCAAGAAATGCGGGAAAGGCAAAAACAGGTTTCCCACTTTTCAAGAGTGTATGAAGCGATGCAGCT ATATTGGCTGCCAGAAATGCAAGAATGGAGTCCCCTATTATTACCCAAATGGAACGACACCCTGCGGAGCAGAGCCAGAGTAG
- the LOC119375072 gene encoding papilin-like has protein sequence MPESTPAMCSKPPVLGHCKPLKNTWSYCSLRNICVQFKDNECGVGDNQFISRQKCEEACVEPLGPKNPMCFRITTTGSCKIKDLAWYYDTSDGFCKMFNHGDCGRGGNHFTTEQKCLEVCQPRDQKKLVCSLPQSPGICWFKLYRFYFVASKNTCLLIKGKSCGKNDNAFLSHGDCMKRCSHPNTPRPCYSSHYKNKQLHRDVLTKVANTSASDMGSLLASIYLSIGKPYMITANIGVQVCSKL, from the exons atgCCGGAATCGACGCCAGCAATGTGCTCGAAACCACCGGTTCTTGGCCACTGCAAACCATTAAAGAACACGTGGAGTTATTGTTCACTTCGAAACATCTGTGTCCAGTTCAAGGACAACGAGTGCGGTGTTGGAGACAACCAGTTCATATCGAGACAAAAGTGTGAAGAAGCCTGTGTGG AACCTTTAGGCCCAAAGAACCCAATGTGCTTCAGAATTACTACCACTGGTAGCTGTAAAATAAAGGATTTGGCATGGTATTATGACACTTCTGATGGATTCTGCAAAATGTTCAATCACGGTGATTGCGGCAGAGGTGGGAATCACTTCACAACGGAGCAGAAGTGCCTGGAGGTTTGTCAGC CACGAGACCAGAAGAAACTTGTGTGCAGCTTGCCACAAAGTCCAGGAATATGCTGGTTCAAGTTGTATCGTTTTTACTTCGTAGCTTCGAAGAATACCTGTCTTCTAATAAAGGGGAAAAGTTGCGGCAAGAACGATAACGCCTTCCTTTCCCACGGAGACTGCATGAAGAGGTGTAGCC ATCCCAATACGCCGAGACCCTGTTACAG ttctcattataagAACAAACAGTTACACAGGGATGTCCTGACTAAGGTGGCCAACACGagcgcaagcgacatgggtagccTGCTGGCCTCAATTTACctcagcatcggcaagccgtacatgatcacggccaacatcggc GTGCAGGTGTGCTCGAAGCTCTGA